AAACCAACTCCTCAATTTCTTCTTTTTCTACACGATTTATTAATGCTTCAATGGTTAAATCATTGGGACCCACACCATCCAAAGGAGAAATAATGCCGCCTAAAACATGATAAGCACCACTAAACTGATCCGTGCTTTCTATGGCAATCACATCACGAATATTTTCCACTACACAAATCAAATGTTTGTTGCGCATAGAATTACTACAAATAGCGCAAATATCGCTGTCGCTAATATTGAAACATCTTTTACAGAACTTTATACCAGAACGCATTTGTGCAATAGTTTCACTAAAATGATTTACGTCTACCTCTTCCTGTTTCAGTAAATGCAACACCAAGCGCAAAGCCGTCTTTTTACCGATACCCGGAAGTTTGGCAAATTCACTAACAGCATTTTCAAGAAGTGAAGAAGGTAATTGCATTTTAAAAATTTAATGGTTTGTTTTGATCAACGTTGCTATTCGGGTTAGCATTTAAATGTATATCCCACTGATTAATAATATCAGTAATGAAATTAAATTCTTTTTTAATTTGAATAACTTTCTCGGGTTGAATTTTCTTTTGATAATTCCCCGGTGTCCATTTTAAATCACCATTTAAATCATACAAAATACGGAAATGGTATTTTCCGGGTTCAAATAACGGAATATTTACTTCACGGTTAGCTCCAATTGCAATAGAGTCCACCATTTTATCCGAAGAAAATATCTGCAAAACAGGTCTTTGAGCTGTATCTACATC
The Arachidicoccus soli DNA segment above includes these coding regions:
- the recR gene encoding recombination mediator RecR is translated as MQLPSSLLENAVSEFAKLPGIGKKTALRLVLHLLKQEEVDVNHFSETIAQMRSGIKFCKRCFNISDSDICAICSNSMRNKHLICVVENIRDVIAIESTDQFSGAYHVLGGIISPLDGVGPNDLTIEALINRVEKEEIEELVFALNPNIQGDTTIYYIQKKLQNSTCKITTIARGISFGGELEFADELTLGRSLANRLPVESYVR